TGAATTCACCCACGGCGTGACGGCGGCCACGTCGAATCTCGTGTATTTTCGGGAATCCGGCGCCCTGAACGAGGCCTTCTCGGACGTCATGGCCGTGACGGCCGAGTTCTTCTTCGAGCCCGAGGGGCAGGGCTTCGGGCAGGCCGACTGGCTGATCGGGGAGGACCTCTTTAAGGCGCCCTGGCCCTTCTGTCCGGGCACCCGGGCACTCCGGTCCTTTGTCGACCCTGAGGGCGGCGGCTGTGGCTATCAACCGTCCCACTATGCGAACCGCTACCTGGGGAGCGAGGACAACGGCGGCGTCCACATCAACTCGGGGATCATCAACCACGCCTTCTACCTGCTGGCCGTCGGTGGCCGGCACCGACTGTCGGGGATATCCGTCCCGGCCATCGGGCGAGACAAGGCGGCGGCCGTCTTCTACGTCGGCTTCACGCAGTGCCTGACGCCGACGTCCGTTTTTCGGGACGCCCGTTACTGCACGGCCCAGGCGGCCCGTCAGCTTTACGGACCGTCGGAGGAATCCGCCGTCCATGTGGCCTTCGACGCCGTCGGCGTGCCCCGGTAGGATGGACCATGGACCATAGACCATGGTGTAACGTCGAATGGCGAACTCGCCACTCGCCATTCGCTATTCGCTATTCGCCATTCGCCATTCGCTACTCGCCATTCGCCACTCGCCATTCTCAGAAGGAGGGAGTCATGCGGCGTCCGAAGCCCGTAGCCCCAGCTTATTCCGTAGTCTTCTTGCTCTTCTTCGCCGCGGACCTCTCGGCGCAGGGGGCTGCACGCCGGCAGGTCGTCGTCACGGTGCCGACGGCGAACCTCCGGGCCGAGCCGTCTTCGGCGGCCGCCGTCGTCGCCCAGGTGCCGAAGGGCACCGTCCTGGAAGTCCTGGAGGAGCGGGGTCTGTGGCTGAAGGTCCAGTACCGACACCCCGAGAAGGGCCTCGTCCAGGGCTACATCGCCGCCCGTCTTGTGGAGCCCGTGCCGGAGGAGGCGCCGCCGACCCCGAAACCGCCGGAAAAGCCGACCGAAAAGCCGCCCCCGCCGCCGGCCCCCAAGCCGCCGCCATCGCCGCCGGCGGCCCGTCCGGCGCCGGCTCGCCGAGCCCCGTCGGAGCGGTACTGGGAATTCAAGGTCCTCGCCGGTCTGAATCCCGGCGTGGCCGACGGCTACGACCAGACGGTCACGGACCAACTGGCCATCTATTTTGAGCCCGTGCCCCTGGAGGGCCGCTACGGGGCCAAGCCGGCCCCTGTCTTCGGCCTCGGCGTCGAGTACCGCCTGAAGCCCCGCCTCGGAGTCGGCCTGGAGGGCGACTTCATGCTGGGCAAGACGTCGGCCGACCTTACGGCCCAGGTCCCCCACCCCCTTTATTTCGGCGTTCTGCGGGAGACTCGGGCAGATGACATCGGCGACTTCAGCTACCGAAAGTTCGGCGGCACTCTTTATGCCGCCTACTATCCGGGCGAGCCCACGGCGGGCCTGCGGTTCTCGGTCCTGGCCGGCGTGAGCGTCCACGTCATGCAGTTTGAGGCCCTCACCGGCCTCGAAATTCAGGAGTCGGCCTATCCCTATGACGACCCGCCGACCGTGACCGGTGTGACCAAGGAATCGAAGTCGGGGACGGTCTTCGGGGGCGTCGTCGGCCTGGGGCTCCACTATCGGCTGACGCGGTCTGTCACGTTGGACGTCCAGCCGCGGGTCCTCTTCGAGACGGGCTCTCCCAAGGGGCCCCTTGGGGAGGAAATCCAGCCGAAGGCGGTCAGTCTGCGGGTCGTCGCCGCCCTGCGGTTCCGACCTTGACAGGACCGGCTTTCAGGAGGTCGCCCATCCGTACATGCGGGCGACCTCCGTTACAGTTTCTCCGATGCGGGCCGGGTTGTCGACGACCGTCACGCCGGCTTCCTGCAGGGCCTGGACCTTAGTCGCGGCCGTACCCCGACCGCCCATGATGATGGCCCCGGCGTGCCCCATCCGGCGCCCCGGCGGCGCCGTCCGCCCGGCGACGAAGGCCACGACCGGCTTAGGGAAGCCGCTCTCCTGGATGTAAGCGGCCGCCTCCTCTTCCGCCGTCCCTCCGATCTCCCCGATCAGGACGACCATGCGCGTCTCGGGGTCGTCCCGAAAAAGCCGCAGGATATCGACAAAGGACGACCCGACGACGGGGTCCCCGCCGATGCCGACGCACGTGCTCTGCCCCAGCCCCCGCTGGGTGATCTGAAAGACGGCCTCATAGGTCAGCGTCCCACTTCGGGAGACGACGCCGACAAAACCGGGCCGATGGATGTGACCCGGCATGATCCCCAACTTCGCCTTGCCCGGCGAGATGACGCCCGGACAGTTGGGTCCGATCAGGCGGGCGCCCCGTTGACGGACGAACTCGACGACCCTCAGCATGTCCAGGGGCGGAATGCCCTCCGTGATGCAGACGATGACCCGAATGCCGGCGTCGGCCGCCTCTAAGATGGCGTCCGCCGCATAGGGCGCCGGTACGAAAATCAGAGAAGCATTTGCCCCCTCCTTGCGGACGGCCTCCTCGACGGTGTCGAAGACGGGCACGCCGTCCGTGTTCGGCAGGTCTCGCAAGACCTGGCCGCCCTTGCCGGGCGTCACCCCGGCGACGACTTTCGTCCCGTACCGAAGACACTGCTCCGTGTGGAATCGACCTTCTTTGCCGGTGATCCCCTGGACGACGACCCTCGTCGCTTCGTCGACCAAAATGCTCATGACAGCCCCCTTGACCCTCGGGTCATAGACGACAGATAGGACCTCAGCGAATGGCAAATGGCGAGCGGCGAACAGCGAACGGGGTCCTATCTGCCCATCTGCCTAAGACAGTTGCTTGCCCGCCAGCTCGACGACCTTTCGGGCCGCCTCCTCCATGTCGTGGGCGACCGTGAAGTTCAGGCCTGACTCGGCCAAGATCCGTCGGCCCTCCTCGACGTTCGTGCCCTCCAGGCGAATGACCATCGGGACTCGCACGCCGACCTCCCGGGCCGCCGTCACGATCCCTGTCGCCAGGCGGTCGCACCGCAGGATGCCGCCGAAGATGTTGATCAGGACGGCCTTCACCCGTGGGTCGGCCATCAAAATCCGAAACGCCTGGGCGACCTGCTCCGGACTGGCGCCCCCACCGACGTCCAGAAAGTTCGCCGGCCGACCGCCGGCCCACTGGATGATGTCCATCGTCGCCATCGCCAGGCCGGCCCCGTTGACCATACAGCCGATGTTTCCGTCCAGACGGATGTAGCTCAGTCGGGCCCGGGTCGCCTCGACCTCCAGGGGGTCCTCCTCTTCGACATCCCGCAAGGCCGCCAGGTCGGGATGACGGTACAGGGCGTTGTCGTCCAAGACGACCTTGGCGTCCAGGAGGAGCAGTCGGTCGTCGGTTCGACGGACGAGGGGGTTGACCTCGACGAGCGTGGCGTCGCATCGCCAGAAAGCCTCGACGAGGCCCTGGACGATGCGGCCGAATTCGGCCAGGAGGGATCCCTGAAAGCCCAACCGGAGGCCCAGCCGCCGGGCCTGGTAGGGATGGATCCGGTCGAGGTCCCACAGGACTTCCCGGACGATGGCCTCCGGCTGGCGGACGGCGACCTCCTCGATGTCCATCCCGCCGGCGGGGCTGGCCATGACGATGGGCTTCTGGAGGCTCCGGTCGACGAGGACGGCCACATAGTACTCGGCGGCAATGGGGACGGCCTCCTCGACGAGGACCCGACGGACGATCTTGCCCTCGGGTCCCGTCTGGGGCGTCACGAGACGATGGCCCAGGAGCTGGCGGGCGGCGGACTCGACGGCCTCGGGCGTGTCGGCCCGACGGATGCCGCCGGCCTTGCCCCGGCCGCCGGCGTGGATTTGGGCTTTCACGACGAAGGCGGGGGCGCCCTCGGCGGCGAGGCGTTCGGCGACGGCACGGGCGGCCGGGGGGGATTCGGCGACGTCGCCCCGGGGGACGGGGAGGCCGAACCCCTTCAAAATCATTTTGGACTGGTATTCATGAATATTCATCTATACCCCTCCGATGGGGACCGGTCCACCGGACGACCGAGACCGGACGCGGCGCCCCTCTATGATACACCGGCCGGCCGCACCCGTGAAATGGCCCCGGAGGTCTCAGTCGAGGTGCGGGCCGACCAGGTGACCGACGAGGGCCCCGACCAGCAGACCGGCCAGGATCGTCAGACTGTACCACCGCCGGGGGGCATGGAGCACAATGGGGACGAACTCGACGGTGACGACGTATAGGAGGGCCCCGCTCGAGAAGCCCAGGCCGACGGCCGCCCAGGGTCGGAGGACGTCCATCATCCAGGCCCCGAGGACGGTCATGCCGCCCATCCCGAGGGCGCCCCCCAGGGCCCGTCGGAAGGGCGCCCCCGTGGCGGTCATGACGGCCGCCAGGGTCAAGCCGTCCGGGAATTTGTGGACCAGGATGGCCAGGAAAGCGATCGTGCCTAAGTCCGTCTGGGTTCCGACGGCGCTCCCCAGGAGGGCCCCATCCATCAGAGAGTGCACGAGCAAGCCGACCAGGATCGTCGCCCCCCAGTGGGTATGACGGATCAGGTCATGGAGGTGCTGACGATCGGAGACCCATAGTTCGTGCTCCTCCACATGGTGGGTGTGGAGGAGGGAGGGGTCTAACCATCGTTGGAGGAAGAAGGTCAGGAAGAAGCCAGTCAGTAAGTACCGGAACCCGGTCTCGCCGGCCTCGTCCAGGAGGGTCGGCATGATTTCCAGGACCGTCAGGGCCATCAGGAACCCGGCGCTCAGACCCAGCAGGGAGTAGCGGACGTCATGGGAAACGCTCCGGACCCGCACGAAGACCAGGGCCCCGAGGACGTTGCCCAGGGCCGCCGTCAGGGCCGGCACCCAAAGGGCCGCAGGCGGCATGAATCATCCCCCTCGACCGAACCATCGAGTCCGGGAAATGCGGCTACGACGTGCTCTCCTCATCGGCCGGGAAAGATAGCGACGTCAGGGGCGGGACGTGTTTCGCCCTCACCGTGGCGGATAGCCCATGTTAGCTCATAGGTCATGGCTGATGGGTCATGGAACCATGAGCTATCAGCCATGACCCATGAGCCAATATGAGCTATCCACGGCCCCCTCACTCCATCACCCCTTCGCTCGGATACGGGCGGCCGCCGCGTGGGCCGGCAGGCCCTCGGCCTCGGCGAGTCGTTCGACGACCCCAACGGCCGCCCCGACGCCCGGTGGGTGAATGCGAATCCAGGAATACCACCGGCCGAAGTCGTAGACGCCCAGGGGGGAAGCGAAACGGGCCGTCCCGGCCGTCGGCAGGACGTGGTTGGCGCCCGCCCAGTAGTCGCCGAAGACGACCGACGACAGGGGACCGACGAAGACAGCCCCGGCATTGCGAATCCGGCGGGCGGCCTCCTCCGCCCCGTCGGTCATGACCTGCACGTGTTCCGGGGCGATGCGATTGGCCCACTCGACCATCGCGTCCCGGTCGTCGAAGACGACGATGCCGCCCCGGGCGAGGGCCGCCTCGATGGTCGTCCGGGTCGCCAGGAATTCGACCTGGCGGACGACCTCGGCGGCGATGGCTTCGGCGTGGTTCATCGACGTCGTGAAGCAGAGGACGCAGGCATGCTCGTCGTGCTCGGCCTGGGAGAGGAGGTCGGCGGCGACCCAGGCGGGCTGGGCGGTCTCGTCGCACAGGACGAGAAGCTCCGTCGGCCCGGCGATGGCGTCGATGGCGACCTGCCCGTACACGAGCCGCTTGGCGATAGCGACATAGACGTTTCCGGGGCCGACGATTTTATCGACCCGGGGGATGGTAGCCGTCCCGTACGCCATGGCGGCGATGGCGACGGCCCCGCCGACCAGGTAGACCTCCTCGACGCCGGCCAACCGAAGGGCGGCCGCCAGGACGGGCTGTTCAAAGAATCGGCGGGGGGGCGTACAGACGACGATGCGGGGGACGCGAGCGACCCGCGCCGGGAGGGTCGTCATGAGGACCGTCGAGGGATAGGCGGCCCGGCCGCCGGGGACATATACGCCGACGACGTCCAGGGGCCGAAACTGGAGACCGACCCAGGCCCGTCCGTCGTCCCATCCCCAGGACGACAAACGGTAGCCCTCGTGGAACCGTCGAATGCGGTCGGCCGCCTGCTGAAGGGCCGTCACGACGTCCTGAGGCGCCTGGTCGGCCAGGCGTTGGAGTTCGGTCGGCGGCACCCGGAGGTCCTCCGGGGTCAGGTCGACGCCATCGAACTCCCGGATGTAGCGCAGGACGGCGGCGTCGCCTTCCCGGCGGACGTCGTCGAGGATCTGGGCGACCTGCTCGGTCAGTTCGGCCGGGAGCGAGACCTGCCGCTGTTCGATGGCTTCCAAAAAAGCCTGGCTTTCAGGGGACGGAAACCGCCAGATCCGAAGCATCGGCCAAACACTCTAAAGGATGCGGGCTACGAGAAATTGGCAGGTGGGCAGATGGGCCAATGGGCTCATCGCTCACGGGGCATAGCCCATGAGCCGTCAGCTATGAGCCGTGAGCCGACATGAGCCGACAGGACTGTTCAGTTCAGGAGAATCCGGATAGACCGACTTTCTCCATCGCCCGGGAAAGACGATTTTTCAGACACCCGTAGGGCAGACGTCCCGACCGCAGGACGGCGCCGGAAGGGGTGTCGCCGATTATCGGCGGACCCGCTTGGCCTTCTTTTCCAGGCGCTTCTGGCGTTCCGAGATACGGACTTCCTCGGACCCGACGAAGCAGATGATGGCCAGCTCGGCCCCGTCGCCGACCCGGAACTTCCCGGTTTTGACGATCCGGGTGTATCCGCCGGGCCGGTCGGCGAATCGAGGCAGGATGTCCCGCACGAGCCGCTTCATGGCCGCCTTATGGTGAAGAAACCGCCAGATACGCCGGTAGACGGCCGTCTTCCGGGCCTCGTCGGCGCCCTGGAGGGTCGAGCGGGCCGCCGTGACCAAGCGCTCGACGTATCGGGCCAGTTCCTTCGCCTTCGGGAGGGTCGTCTGGATCTTCTCGTGGAGCAAGAGAGAGATGGCGAGATTCCGCATGATGGCCCGGTGATGCTCGCTATCGGCTCCAAAGCGCCGGACGACGCGACGATGCCGCATGGTGACGCTCCTGATTCGACCGTTCGGCCATTCGGCGATGTCCCCGGCAGGTCGGGCCTCACTTGTTTCGCAGAGAGAGGCCGTACCTCTGGAGGGCTTGTTCGATTTCCTCGACGGACTTGGGACCTACGTTGGGGAGGTCTTGCAGTTCCACAGAGGACATCTGGACGAGCTCGGCCACACGTCGGATGCGGTTGTTGTACAGGACCCGGACGATCTTATTCGGCAACCCCAGCTCGGCGATGTCCTGCTGGAGGATCTCCGTCCCCGGCTCGGCTCGGGTCGCTTCTTCGGCGGCCGCTTCGCCCGCCGAGGCGGCGGGCATGGCGACCTCCGGCTCGGTGACGTTCTGGAACAACTGCGCGTGGCGAATCCAGAGTTCCGTCGCCTGGCGCAGGGCCTCGACGGGCGTGACGGTCCCGTTCGTCCAGATTTCCAGGATCAGGCGGTCGTAGTCCGTGCGTTGACCCACGCGGGTCGGCTCCACGTGGAAATTGACCTTACGGACGGGAGAGTGGATCGAGGAAACGGGGATGAAGCCCCGGGGCAGGCCGGGCGTCTGATTCCGCTCGGCCGGCACGAATCCCCGGCCCTTCTTGACGATCATCTCGAGCTCGATGTAACCATCCCCGCCGATGGTGCAGATGTAATGGTCGGGCTCGAGGACCTCGACCTCGGCGTCGTGCTCGATGTCCCGGGCGTAGACGGGGCCCTTGCGGTCGGCTCGCAAGTAGAGCCGCTTGGGCTTGTCCGTCAGGAGGCGGACGACCAAGTGCCGGAGGTTCAAGAGGATCTCGTAAACGTCCTCGACGACGCCGGGGATGGAGGCGTACTCGTGAAGGTTTTCATTGACCCGGACGGCCACGACGGCGGCGCCCTCGATCGAAGACAGCAAGATGCGTCGGAGGGCGTTGCCGACCGTGATCCCGTAGCCTCGCTCAAAAGGAGCCGCCGTGAAACGGCCAAAGTACCGGCTGTACGTGTGCGGCTCGACCTCCACGACCTCCGGCATGAGGAATTCTTCTGTCTGAATCATACAGGTCCTCCCCTGATGTTTAGGGTTTGGGTCGGGCCCCACCCCTGGATACCGTCATGACGGGACGGCGTCGAGAAGGAAGCGGTCACTGAAGTAGACCCACGACCGACCCGCCCTCGGCTCAAGCGATGGGGTCGCCGGGTCCTCACGGGGCTCCTTAACAGAAGCTACTTGGAGTAAAGCTCGACGATCATGTGCTCCTGAACCGTGAAATCGATATCCTCCCGACGAGGCTCGGCGACGACGCGGACCCGGCCCTCTTCTCGATGGGCCGAGAGCCATGCCGGCACGGGTCGATGGGAAGCCGCAAATTCGATGGCCTGCTGGACCATCGGATTCTGACGGGCCGCCTCAGTCAGTTGAATTTCCTGCCCGACGGCGACCTCGTAAGACGGGATGTCGACCTTCCGACCGTCGACGAGGACATGGCCATGACGGACGAGTTGACGGGCATGGGCCCGGGAATGGGCCAGGCCCGCTCGGTAAATCACATTGTCCAAACGTTTTTCCAGAAGCCGCAAGAGGTTCTCCCCTGTCGGACCCCGGAGACGGAGGGCTCGCTCAAAATAAAGCTCGAACTGGCGTTCCAGGACGCCGTAAATCCGCTTGACCTTCTGCTTCTCCCGAAGCTGCATACCGTAAGGGGTCAGCCGGGGATGCCGGGTCCGGCCGTGCATCCCGGGCGGGTAGTTCTTCCGCTCTAAGGGGCATTTCGTGTAACACTTAATGCCCTTCAAGAAGAGCTTCATGCCCTCACGACGGCACAATCGACATCGAGGTCCTGTATAACGTGCCACGGTCGTCTCTCCGATTCAGGGTATGGGTCCCGAGTGCCACGTCCCAGGGCAGTCCCCGGGTTCTGAAGTCTGGAGTCCCCGGTCCCTCACCCGGGACCCGGCATCGGCCACCCAGGTTTTCCATCACACCCGACGGCGCTTTGGGGGACGACAGCCGTTGTGGGGGATCGGCGTGACGTCCTTGATCGACCGGATCTCCAGGCCTGCTGTCTGTAAGGCCCGGACCGCCGACTCCCGGCCGCTCCCGGGGCCTTTGACCCGCACGTGGACAGCTTTCACGCCAAAGCGGAGGGCCTCCTGGGCCGCCTTCAGGGCGGCCTGCTGAGCCGCATAAGGTGTCCCCTTCCGGGAGCCCTTGAACCCGATGGTCCCACCCGAGGCCCACGTGATCGTGTTCCCTTCCAGGTCGGTGAACGTCACGATCGTGTTGTTGAACGTCGAATGAATGTGGGCGATGGCCTCGGTGACATGGACCTTCTTTTTCTTCTTCCGAGGGGCCGGCTTGGCCATATAACGTCCTCCCGTGACCCGGCCGTTTGGGAGATCGGAGGTCCGGCCGTTCGGGACTCGGCATGCAGGGGTGGGGCGGCCCGGCCCCCTGACATAAGTCCCGTCGGTATCGGAGCCCTGCTTCGGCCGCGGCCGTCCCGACCGCCCGCCGTCCCAATGGCCGGACGGCCGAATTCCCGAACTGCCGATCCTACTTCCGGACCTTCTTCTTTTTGATAGCGATCTGGCGGCCTCGAGGACCCTTACGGGTACGGGCGTTTGTGCGCGTCCGCTGACCTCGCACGGGGAGGCCCTTGACATGACGGATTCCGCGGTAACAGCCGATATCGATCAGGCGCCGGATGTTAGCCTGAACTTCCTTCCGAAGCTCGCCCTCGACCTTGTATTGAGTCTCGATAATGTGGCGAATCCGGTTGATTTCGTCTTCATGCAAATCCTTGAGCTTCCGGTAGATGTCCACGCCGGCCTGCTGGCATATCTTCAAAGCGCTGGACCGGCCGATCCCATAAATATAAGTCAGGGCCACGAAGGTCGGCTTGGACGCCGGCAGGTCGACGCCCGCGATACGGACCATGTCGGACCTCCCCTATCCTTGACGCTGTTTGTGTTTCGGGTTTTCGCAGATCACCCGGACCCGGCCCTTCCGGCGGATGACCCGACACTTATTACAGATACGTTTTACCGATGCCCGGACCTTCATAGGATGGCTCCGTAGAGAAGCTCGGCCGACTCGTCGGGTAGACGGGGCACGCTGAAATCCGGCTTATATTATAGGGCGCTCCCCTCCGCCGGGCAACGACTCGCACGGCGGGCCGACTGGAGAGAACCGACCCAGGACGGTAGGGGGATTCAAGGCTGACCGCTACTTATAGCGGTACACGATGCGGCCCCGGGTCAAGTCGTAAGGCGAAAGCTCGACCCGCACGCGATCACCAGGCACGATCTGAATGAAATGCTTCCGCATCCGGCCCGACACATGGGCCAGGACGACCAAGTCCTGGCCCTCGATCTTGACGCGAAACATGGCGTTGGGCAGGCTCTCGAGGACGACGCCCTCGACCTCGATGGCTTCTTCTTTCTGGGCCATATGACGGGCTATCCTCCGGAAAGGCCATGAGCGTTGGGTATTAGGTGTGGGGTACGAAAGACCCCAGACCCATTTCGGAAGCCGGTGCACCTCGTCTCGAGACGAGGCATTCCGATGACCCCGTCAGGGTCGTGGTCCATGATCTGTCGCCTGGGGTCCGATGAAATCCTCGTCCTCATCGGGGTTGGTCAAGATCCAAGGCCCCCGATCCGTGATGGCGACCGTATGCTCGAAATGAGCGGCGAAACTCCCGTCTCGGGTTACGACCGTCCAACCGTCCGGGAGGACCTCCGTCTCGCCCGACCCCGTTACGACCATCGGCTCGATGGCGATCACCAGACCCGGTCGAAGCCGGATACCCTGATGCGGGGCCCCATAATTGGGCACGACCGGGTCCTCATGAAGGTGCCGGCCGACCCCGTGGCCGACGTATTCTCGAATGACCCGGAGGCCATTCTCGTGTTCGACCCACGTCTCGATGGCATGACCGATGGCGCCGATATGATGACCCGGCCGGGCTTGGGCGATCCCCCGCGCGAGGGCCTCCCGGGTGACGGCGATCAGACGGGCATGAACCGGATCGACCGACCCGACGGGAAAAGTCGCGGCCGCATCGCCCACGTAGCCGTCCCAGCGGACCCCGACGTCGATGCTCACGATGTCCCCCTCCCGGAGACGCCGCTTCCGGTTGGGAAGCCCGTGGACAACTTCCTCGTTGATCGAGACGCAGATATGGCCCGGGAAGGGGGTGTCGGCAAAGTCCGGCTGGTATCCCCGAAACACCGTCTCGGCCCCATGTTCCCGGAGAAAGGCGTCGGCCAGCTCGTCAAGCTCATACACCGGGAGACCCGGCTGGACGGCGGCCCCCAAGAGGCGCAAGAGCTGCCCCGTCAGCCGGCCGGCTTCCCGAAGCCGGCGAAGCTCCTCCGGGGTCTTGAGGGTAATCCGACCTGTCCGTCGACTCAGCCAGTGCCGTGCCCACTGGACGATGTAGTCCATAACTTCTACTCAGTATTAGCAGAGCCATCCGGCTCGTGAAAGTCCTGATATCCTGATACCCAAGACCTGCCACCCTACCCC
Above is a genomic segment from bacterium HR11 containing:
- the rpsD gene encoding 30S ribosomal protein S4 yields the protein MKLFLKGIKCYTKCPLERKNYPPGMHGRTRHPRLTPYGMQLREKQKVKRIYGVLERQFELYFERALRLRGPTGENLLRLLEKRLDNVIYRAGLAHSRAHARQLVRHGHVLVDGRKVDIPSYEVAVGQEIQLTEAARQNPMVQQAIEFAASHRPVPAWLSAHREEGRVRVVAEPRREDIDFTVQEHMIVELYSK
- the hisD gene encoding Histidinol dehydrogenase gives rise to the protein MLRIWRFPSPESQAFLEAIEQRQVSLPAELTEQVAQILDDVRREGDAAVLRYIREFDGVDLTPEDLRVPPTELQRLADQAPQDVVTALQQAADRIRRFHEGYRLSSWGWDDGRAWVGLQFRPLDVVGVYVPGGRAAYPSTVLMTTLPARVARVPRIVVCTPPRRFFEQPVLAAALRLAGVEEVYLVGGAVAIAAMAYGTATIPRVDKIVGPGNVYVAIAKRLVYGQVAIDAIAGPTELLVLCDETAQPAWVAADLLSQAEHDEHACVLCFTTSMNHAEAIAAEVVRQVEFLATRTTIEAALARGGIVVFDDRDAMVEWANRIAPEHVQVMTDGAEEAARRIRNAGAVFVGPLSSVVFGDYWAGANHVLPTAGTARFASPLGVYDFGRWYSWIRIHPPGVGAAVGVVERLAEAEGLPAHAAAARIRAKG
- the rpoA gene encoding DNA-directed RNA polymerase subunit alpha, which codes for MIQTEEFLMPEVVEVEPHTYSRYFGRFTAAPFERGYGITVGNALRRILLSSIEGAAVVAVRVNENLHEYASIPGVVEDVYEILLNLRHLVVRLLTDKPKRLYLRADRKGPVYARDIEHDAEVEVLEPDHYICTIGGDGYIELEMIVKKGRGFVPAERNQTPGLPRGFIPVSSIHSPVRKVNFHVEPTRVGQRTDYDRLILEIWTNGTVTPVEALRQATELWIRHAQLFQNVTEPEVAMPAASAGEAAAEEATRAEPGTEILQQDIAELGLPNKIVRVLYNNRIRRVAELVQMSSVELQDLPNVGPKSVEEIEQALQRYGLSLRNK
- the rplQ gene encoding 50S ribosomal protein L17, whose product is MRHRRVVRRFGADSEHHRAIMRNLAISLLLHEKIQTTLPKAKELARYVERLVTAARSTLQGADEARKTAVYRRIWRFLHHKAAMKRLVRDILPRFADRPGGYTRIVKTGKFRVGDGAELAIICFVGSEEVRISERQKRLEKKAKRVRR
- the zupT gene encoding Zinc transporter ZupT, giving the protein MPPAALWVPALTAALGNVLGALVFVRVRSVSHDVRYSLLGLSAGFLMALTVLEIMPTLLDEAGETGFRYLLTGFFLTFFLQRWLDPSLLHTHHVEEHELWVSDRQHLHDLIRHTHWGATILVGLLVHSLMDGALLGSAVGTQTDLGTIAFLAILVHKFPDGLTLAAVMTATGAPFRRALGGALGMGGMTVLGAWMMDVLRPWAAVGLGFSSGALLYVVTVEFVPIVLHAPRRWYSLTILAGLLVGALVGHLVGPHLD
- the rpsK gene encoding 30S ribosomal protein S11 — encoded protein: MAKPAPRKKKKKVHVTEAIAHIHSTFNNTIVTFTDLEGNTITWASGGTIGFKGSRKGTPYAAQQAALKAAQEALRFGVKAVHVRVKGPGSGRESAVRALQTAGLEIRSIKDVTPIPHNGCRPPKRRRV
- the sucD_2 gene encoding Succinate--CoA ligase [ADP-forming] subunit alpha produces the protein MSILVDEATRVVVQGITGKEGRFHTEQCLRYGTKVVAGVTPGKGGQVLRDLPNTDGVPVFDTVEEAVRKEGANASLIFVPAPYAADAILEAADAGIRVIVCITEGIPPLDMLRVVEFVRQRGARLIGPNCPGVISPGKAKLGIMPGHIHRPGFVGVVSRSGTLTYEAVFQITQRGLGQSTCVGIGGDPVVGSSFVDILRLFRDDPETRMVVLIGEIGGTAEEEAAAYIQESGFPKPVVAFVAGRTAPPGRRMGHAGAIIMGGRGTAATKVQALQEAGVTVVDNPARIGETVTEVARMYGWATS
- the map gene encoding Methionine aminopeptidase 1; protein product: MDYIVQWARHWLSRRTGRITLKTPEELRRLREAGRLTGQLLRLLGAAVQPGLPVYELDELADAFLREHGAETVFRGYQPDFADTPFPGHICVSINEEVVHGLPNRKRRLREGDIVSIDVGVRWDGYVGDAAATFPVGSVDPVHARLIAVTREALARGIAQARPGHHIGAIGHAIETWVEHENGLRVIREYVGHGVGRHLHEDPVVPNYGAPHQGIRLRPGLVIAIEPMVVTGSGETEVLPDGWTVVTRDGSFAAHFEHTVAITDRGPWILTNPDEDEDFIGPQATDHGPRP
- the infA gene encoding Translation initiation factor IF-1, whose protein sequence is MAQKEEAIEVEGVVLESLPNAMFRVKIEGQDLVVLAHVSGRMRKHFIQIVPGDRVRVELSPYDLTRGRIVYRYK
- the rpmJ gene encoding 50S ribosomal protein L36 encodes the protein MKVRASVKRICNKCRVIRRKGRVRVICENPKHKQRQG
- the sucC gene encoding Succinate--CoA ligase [ADP-forming] subunit beta; translated protein: MNIHEYQSKMILKGFGLPVPRGDVAESPPAARAVAERLAAEGAPAFVVKAQIHAGGRGKAGGIRRADTPEAVESAARQLLGHRLVTPQTGPEGKIVRRVLVEEAVPIAAEYYVAVLVDRSLQKPIVMASPAGGMDIEEVAVRQPEAIVREVLWDLDRIHPYQARRLGLRLGFQGSLLAEFGRIVQGLVEAFWRCDATLVEVNPLVRRTDDRLLLLDAKVVLDDNALYRHPDLAALRDVEEEDPLEVEATRARLSYIRLDGNIGCMVNGAGLAMATMDIIQWAGGRPANFLDVGGGASPEQVAQAFRILMADPRVKAVLINIFGGILRCDRLATGIVTAAREVGVRVPMVIRLEGTNVEEGRRILAESGLNFTVAHDMEEAARKVVELAGKQLS
- the rpsM gene encoding 30S ribosomal protein S13, yielding MVRIAGVDLPASKPTFVALTYIYGIGRSSALKICQQAGVDIYRKLKDLHEDEINRIRHIIETQYKVEGELRKEVQANIRRLIDIGCYRGIRHVKGLPVRGQRTRTNARTRKGPRGRQIAIKKKKVRK